TCCAatagtaataccgtgtttccctgaaaacaagacctaaccggaaaataagcccgagcatgatttttcaggatgacatcccctgaacataagccctaatgtgtcttttgcagcaagaattaatataagacctggtcttatttttggggaaacatggtacaaagcaagccacatgtgtaattttttaatttcctagttgatacattttttaaaaagtaaaacaagtaaaatgcatttgtatagtatattttatttaacccccTAGGTCCAAAGTATTagcatttcaacatgtaatcaatattaaaaaattaacaaactatttttacatttctttttttgtgttgtcttcaaGATCCAGTGGACTTTTTATCCTTGCAGCATGTCTCAATTCAGACAGCCACATTCCAAGTGCTCGAGGCCACGTGTGGCCAGTGGCTCCCATATTGGATAGAGCGGGTCTCGGGAAATGCTGCTTTTCATGTAGGCGTTAGTCAAGGGCCGTCCTCAGTGCCCTCGTCTCCCTCTGCACAGCCACCTTGGGGTGGGCTCAACCCTTCCCTTGGTTTCCACAATGATTGCTGAGCTTAGAGCGCACCCCTACCCCGAGACCCCCTAATCTCCCGATGGTGGGTGGGTCTCACAGCATCTCTGACGCCTTTGGCCCACGCAGAACTCAGCATCTGCGCCCCCATCCCCGACCTCTGCTCTGAACCACCCCTTCCCCCGatttccctgcctctctctgctcagaccaccaccacccaccccatccTCCCAGGCAGATCGGAAGGACACATCCTCACCgcctccttctccctcatccACATACTGTCAGGCACCAGTTCTGTCAGCTTGACCCCCTGTGGTGCCTCTGAAACcgtgtcccctcctccccacccgtGCTGTGATTCTTAGAGCTGAGAACTCAAGCATTTCTCTCCACCCTGGGCCCACCAGGCTCTCTGTCTGCCCTGCTGCCAGAGAACTTTTTCCAAAAGTACCTCTAATTGTTACTATCTGTCTATTGTTCTGTCTCCCTATCCCCTCCACTCACCTAACACTCAAGTTTTGCCACACTTCGTACCCAAAGTTTTCATCCAGTGCAAGTCAACTTGGTCAACCTTCCCCAGTAGAACAGTTTGCAAAGCACAGTTGCTTGCTTTTCCTGCCAACCCCAGTGCCAGCTATTCCTGGAAGCCTTCTTCAATCTTATCCATTCCATCCTCTGGCCAGAAATGGCCTCCATCCCCCTGGGGCTCCCTTAGCACCGTTTCTGTCACAATACCTCTGCTATGTATGTgcccttgctttctttctgtgtcctggtttcctcctcctgcccccttccccagACTGAAGCCCATAGGGATTATCTTATTCCTTCATCTCTGACTCCCAATTTCCTAAATGTAGATTAAATTATAGAAACTTGACTTCCAGTCTCAGCTAATTTACTTCGTGTCTTCAAATCATGATCCCTGTTACTTGAGGGAGCCAGCAAGCACAGAAGCAGAGGTGGGAATGTGCAGGAAACAGCCAGGGGTGCCTGGCATCCTGGAAATGAAACATGGAATACGGCGGGTGTCAGGGTGAAATGATGTACAGCATTCTACTTGTGAAAGCGCCAGCTTTGAAGTTGGACAAAGATTTTGAACTTGATTGGGCAGACCCCAGGGAGCGCTGAAGGGTCCTGAGAGGGGCCGTGGGAGGCAGAGGGTGACGTAGCGTCCAGGACTGCCAGGAACACTCTGCCTCCCCTGAGACCGCCCATATTCCTGGGCCATTCCCAGGTGGACCGTCTCCAGCTCCTTCTCATTGCCAGACCGGAGTCACCACCACAGCTGGGATATTAAACAATATTTCCCTGGCTGAACTAGAGGGAAGGGGGCAGCCTGGCGGGCGGAGGGCCTCAGGCGTCTCTGAGGGAGACAGGAGTGATGGATGAGGCTGTCGTGGTCACTCTGGCTGTTGGATGCAGATTAGATGATAAGGAGAGAGTGACAATAGGAAACACAGCGGTCAGCTGGGAAACTATTATAGCAACTcacacaagagaaagaaacagaaaaaaattcagttttatactatattttacttaacccTACATAACCAAAATACTagcatttcaacatgtaattaatataaaaactattaatgaaatatttttacatttctttttttgtgttgtcttccACGTCTGGCATGTACTTTTGCCCTTGCAGCATGTCTCAATTCCAAGTGCACGAgggccacatgtggccagtggctccaCACTGGATCGAGTGGGTCTAGAGAAACGTTGCCTTTCATGTAGGTGTTTTTGTCCTGCAAGGCAATAAAGAaagtggaggaaggagaaaggactgAGCTAATGCTGGTTGGGGCTGAGAACTAAGAACTAAGAACTCACCACTGAGGCCCTTGGAAAAGAAACTAGGAGGACGCCCACCTGAGCTGCGTCCCCTCCACTCTCACCAGCCTGATGTGGCCACTTAGGCTTCACTTTTCCCCTCGTCCCTCTTGTTGGGGGCGTCCTCGGTCTGCCTCTCCCCAAGGTCATTCATGTCAGTCACTTCTTCTTGGGCAGTGAGGCTGCTATTCTCAGAACAGCTGGACAGTggggcctgggcagggctgggggcctggTGCCGTCCAAGCATCATGGCCAGCAAAGCCTTCAGGTACTGGCGGAAGCGGCGGCTAGAGAAGGCATAGAGGATGGGGGTGAAGCAGCAGTGAAGGAAGGCGACACTCTCCGTCACCTGCAGGGCATAGTCCAGGCGATGGCTGACCCTGCAGTCCCCAAACACGCTCAGGTCCATCAGCGAGTGCAGAAACAAGGTGAGATTGTACGGGAACCACAGCACGAAGAAGGCTAGCACGAGGGCTACGGTGATCCTCAGAGCCCGGCCCTGGCCAGGGGTCCTCAGCCGGACCAGAACAGAGCCAATGCGGGAGTAGAAGAAGAGCATGACCAGGAATGGGAGGAGAAACCCCAGGAGGTTCTGCTGGAAGCGGAATACAAGCTTCCAGATGGTCGCATGCCCCCCGAAATCCGGATAGCAGCTCCACACACCCAGGGGCTGCTCATGTGTCCGCACAAAGACCATCTCAGGGATGGAGACAGCCAGGGCCGCCGCCCACACCATGGCCGTGAGGTGCCAGCGCTTGGCCCGGGTCCGCAGCCAGTGATGCGGCTGAGCGTGGACAATCTCCAGGTACTTGTCCAGGCTCATGCAGCTGATGAAGAAGATGCCACTGTAGAGGTTAGTGGTATAGAGGGTGCTCACCATCTTGCACAAGAAATTCCCAAAGACCCAGTGCCAGACCACGGAGATGCTCCAGAAGGGCAGCGTCACCACAAACAGGAGGTTGGAGATGGCCAGGTTCAGCAGGTAGACCTCCGTCATCGGCCTGCGCGGCATGTACCGGAGCAGGACCACGAGCAGGAGGAGGTTCCCGCCCAGGCCCAGCACAAAGACCAGGCTGTAGAAGACGGGCAGGAAGACCTTGCCGAAGGACAGCACCTCGTCCTTCCTGCACAGCATGAAGGCCACCTGGTCCAGGTAGTACTCATAGTCGTAGAAGGAGCTGCTGTTCTCAGAAGCGGCCACCTCGGTGGTGAGCGGCACAGCAGAGGCGCTGTCGGCCATGTTGGGAGGAGCTCTGGGGACCAGAGAGTCAGGAGTGGGAGAGAAATCAGACGAAACCAAGCGTGCCCTACCTCTCTCCAAACCCACTTGTGCTACTGCTCTGGGATGTCCCATGGACTCTTCACATCGTCGTCACTATCTGCAGTCTAGTAAGTACGAGCACAAGTCTGGGGAACCCCAGTCTACCACTGAATAGTTATGTCCCCTTGGGCAGGTGACCTGTTTCATTATGgtttctcttccttattttctctctcatcatTTATAAAGACTGATAATGTCTTTCTGATTTTTACTATTTAGTGCTAccaattcacttatttgttttgtcTCCATCCTCTTACTCATGTGTGGCTTATAATTATTCTTCTTCGTGTGGCTTAatggttttttttaatgagagtttCTCTTCACTGGGGCTTGTCTTATCTATAAATATCTAGTGGGTCCACTCTGGCTTTGAACTTTCTTTACTTCTATCACCTGAGgatttcttggttttgtttaaagtattttatttgtaaatacttagttttatatcaatatttttccataaatatttaacattttaaaagtatttcatcCAGTAGTTCTAGGTTTGTAGCAGAAAGGTGTGATCCGTCATGTTGACAGACTCAGGACCTACGAAACCTTTCCACCCCTCAGGctctccatctttaaaatgattatgaCAATAGTGCCTATTTCACAGGGTTCTTGTGAAGCTTAAAGGTGGTCATTCATGTGAAGCCCCTCAAGCTCTAGGAAGACTGCCCAGAACACAGTAGGCACTCGATAAATGTTAGTTTAAATTATTACTTTGCCCAGAACTGAGTTCATCACCTTCCACTGATTAAACACCAgcctcttttcctctcctgtttCTATCTAACTGAATAGCACCTACTCAGTTACCTAAGACTAAAATGTGGGAGACATCCCAGATCCTTCCTCACCCCACTCACCATGACCTTGTGAGTCTCTACCTCCCACTGCCTTTTGAATATGTCCACTATCTCCAAAAATATACACGATActcttaataaaattaagaatacatacacacacacgcacactcacacgcacacacacacacacattgaaggAGTTcgaagaaatgaaagggaaagccAGTTAATGACAAGCACAGATTCAAGATGGTGGCTGCCTGGGCAGGAGAAGGCCTGAGACGGGGGCAGGTCATTGTCCATGGTCAAGTTCCCTCTGGGACAGTGGTTTCCCaagttttaattgtattattaaaaatactttttaaaagagagcCTCTCATGAACCAGTGACAAAAGACTGTCATGAACCAAGGATTATGTTCAATCCTGTTCTgtgttccagaaggagaaaggcTTCATGTTCAATACATTAGATTGTTCCCCAGTGGGGACCAGGgtttgggaaggagagaggaaggagataaAAAAGACTATGTGGCCCAGGCAGGCAATCGTGCACAGCCACCAGAGTGGGGCTTGTCGGCTGGCCCCTATGATAATGGGCTAcaaatagagaaatacaaatcaactCCACTTGGTgcctctgaattttattttttatttgttgattcaaGTGAGATTGAACTTTTTAGTATAGTCAATgccagtttgtatttcttctgtgaatgatttattgttttaatggGTGGGATTTTATAAGAGGTTTTCATATAGTAAGGATTTTAGCTTTTTACATAGATGTTGCAAACATTTTCCCCAGCCCTTCCTggtagaagtttattttttttccaagtagaaTTTTGAAATAGATGTTGACTCAGGCCCTCATCTGACCCTTCTAGTGTCCTTGACACTGATCTCACAGCTAATGGAAATAGCCAGTCCTGCTGGGGTGGAAACCCTTCTAGGGAAGTCCTGGGGTCCTCTTACTCCTCGAACCTCTCTCCCACCCTTGGGTTCCCGTCATATGGCATCTGGCTATGTATTAGGGGAAACCACACATACACCCTGTCCGCACCCCAAAAGCTCAGACTGGGCAGCTTAATTTGGGGCCAGGCTCTGTTCCTGACTGGCCTCAGGAGCTTGACCCTAATGTCTTCTTTTCCCGGTCCTCCATTCCACTCTTGTGCATCTGGGGTCTCCTCTGTCTGAGCCCCTCCATTTCTGGGGCAGCCGTAAGAACACCCAACACACATGGGCTGGTGTGGGAGTCTGTGAGCTGCTGGGGTAGGGAGGAAAGAAATGCTCGTCTGGACCTGGGCCTGATTAAGGTTTACTGGTAAGGAGTTGCCACTAATTAAACACCAGCAATTCTGGTCTGTCAGCATTGCTTTTGATCCTGACCTGGTTTCACAAAATCCTTGACTTTTGCTTTAACAAATAACCCAGTCTGATGACTGCATTGATCAGAGCAAGATATCAGGGT
This Rhinolophus sinicus isolate RSC01 linkage group LG10, ASM3656204v1, whole genome shotgun sequence DNA region includes the following protein-coding sequences:
- the ACKR2 gene encoding atypical chemokine receptor 2, translated to MADSASAVPLTTEVAASENSSSFYDYEYYLDQVAFMLCRKDEVLSFGKVFLPVFYSLVFVLGLGGNLLLLVVLLRYMPRRPMTEVYLLNLAISNLLFVVTLPFWSISVVWHWVFGNFLCKMVSTLYTTNLYSGIFFISCMSLDKYLEIVHAQPHHWLRTRAKRWHLTAMVWAAALAVSIPEMVFVRTHEQPLGVWSCYPDFGGHATIWKLVFRFQQNLLGFLLPFLVMLFFYSRIGSVLVRLRTPGQGRALRITVALVLAFFVLWFPYNLTLFLHSLMDLSVFGDCRVSHRLDYALQVTESVAFLHCCFTPILYAFSSRRFRQYLKALLAMMLGRHQAPSPAQAPLSSCSENSSLTAQEEVTDMNDLGERQTEDAPNKRDEGKSEA